A single Brevundimonas sp. M20 DNA region contains:
- a CDS encoding RsmB/NOP family class I SAM-dependent RNA methyltransferase, protein MTPAARLAAAASILDSIAQGRQPAETVLKAWGTANRYAGSKDRRAIADRVYKVLRARGRLVWAMGGREDGRALVIGSLSLIDGLSLDEIEALHSGDGYGPRPLSKQERSRLTAAGEGELPGWVASGLPEFAVEDFKATYGERWAEEARELMAPRAPIDLRVNGLLATTADVEAELKEAGLSPEPTPFSTFGLRLPSEPPPNVQALEAFKQGHVEIQDEGSQIVSWLAGARPGVTVVDYCAGGGGKTLALAQAMQAQGTLVACDVVQKRLDNIRPRLTRAGVAADLCLLGQNGGGIEDLNGQADVVFVDAPCSGSGTWRRRPEDAWRLTTEEVERLHALQVRILSQASQLVKPGGRLVYVTCSMLSRENEASVAAFEAAHPEFKPVTVASALSDAALNGDGAATLAAKADGHRLRLSPASTNTDGFFVALYERAS, encoded by the coding sequence TTGACCCCAGCCGCCCGTCTCGCCGCCGCCGCCTCCATCCTGGACAGCATCGCCCAGGGGCGTCAGCCCGCTGAAACCGTGCTGAAGGCTTGGGGGACGGCCAACCGATATGCCGGGTCCAAGGACCGGCGGGCCATCGCCGACCGGGTCTACAAGGTGCTGCGCGCGCGCGGCCGCCTGGTTTGGGCCATGGGCGGGCGCGAGGACGGCCGGGCGCTGGTGATCGGTAGCCTGAGCCTGATTGACGGCCTGTCGCTGGACGAGATCGAGGCCCTGCACTCGGGCGACGGCTACGGTCCCCGTCCGCTGTCCAAGCAGGAGCGCTCGCGCCTGACCGCCGCCGGCGAAGGCGAACTGCCGGGCTGGGTCGCGTCGGGCCTGCCCGAGTTCGCGGTCGAGGACTTCAAGGCGACCTACGGCGAGCGCTGGGCCGAGGAGGCGCGCGAGCTGATGGCGCCGCGCGCGCCGATCGACCTGCGGGTCAACGGCCTGCTGGCGACGACCGCCGATGTTGAGGCCGAGCTGAAGGAAGCGGGTCTGTCGCCCGAGCCGACGCCGTTCTCGACCTTCGGCCTGCGCCTGCCCAGCGAGCCGCCGCCGAACGTGCAGGCGCTGGAGGCCTTCAAACAGGGCCATGTCGAGATCCAGGACGAAGGCAGCCAGATCGTGTCGTGGCTGGCCGGCGCCAGGCCGGGCGTGACGGTCGTGGACTATTGCGCGGGCGGCGGCGGCAAGACGCTGGCGCTGGCCCAGGCCATGCAGGCGCAAGGCACGCTGGTCGCCTGTGACGTGGTGCAGAAGCGTCTGGACAACATCCGGCCTCGCCTGACCCGCGCGGGCGTGGCGGCGGACCTCTGCCTGCTGGGCCAGAACGGCGGCGGGATCGAGGATCTGAACGGTCAGGCCGATGTGGTCTTCGTCGATGCGCCGTGCAGCGGCTCGGGCACCTGGCGGCGGCGTCCGGAGGACGCGTGGCGTCTGACGACCGAGGAGGTGGAGCGCTTGCATGCGTTGCAGGTCCGCATCCTGTCGCAGGCGTCCCAGCTGGTGAAGCCGGGCGGGCGTCTGGTCTATGTGACCTGTTCGATGCTGAGCCGCGAGAACGAGGCGTCGGTCGCGGCCTTCGAGGCGGCGCATCCGGAGTTCAAGCCGGTGACGGTGGCCTCGGCCCTGTCGGATGCGGCGCTGAACGGCGACGGCGCGGCGACGCTGGCGGCGAAGGCGGACGGGCATCGCCTGCGTCTGTCGCCCGCTTCGACCAACACGGACGGTTTCTTCGTCGCCCTGTACGAGCGCGCTTCGTGA
- a CDS encoding MAPEG family protein: MDMTPEFILLAFTLILALAQILAAGMASTAELGGKWNAGPRDGDAQPSGKLAGRLKRAQNNLLETLPLFIGAVLMASIEGKFGFLTALGTHLYFFGRLIYVPLYAFGVPYVRSLVWLIATGGLLMVIAALFV, translated from the coding sequence ATGGATATGACGCCTGAATTCATTCTGTTGGCTTTCACTCTCATTCTGGCGCTCGCCCAGATTCTGGCGGCCGGCATGGCCAGCACGGCGGAACTGGGCGGGAAGTGGAACGCGGGCCCGCGTGATGGCGACGCCCAGCCTTCCGGCAAGCTGGCGGGCCGCCTGAAGCGGGCGCAGAACAACCTGCTGGAGACCCTGCCGTTGTTCATCGGCGCGGTCCTCATGGCGAGCATCGAGGGCAAGTTCGGTTTCCTGACCGCCCTCGGTACGCACCTCTATTTCTTCGGGCGGCTGATCTATGTCCCGCTCTACGCCTTCGGCGTGCCCTATGTTCGTTCGCTGGTCTGGCTGATCGCCACCGGCGGACTGCTGATGGTCATCGCCGCCCTGTTCGTCTGA
- the guaB gene encoding IMP dehydrogenase — MEIREGFTFDDVLLEPGPSEFMPAMVDVSTQLTRDIRLNIPLLSSAMDTVTESRLAIAMAQAGGLGVLHRNMTIEEQADQVRAVKRYESGMVVNPVTVGPETTLGEVRQIVERKKITGFPVVDPKTGRLVGMLTHRDMRFESDLNVTAASLMTTGDLITVREGASRDEARELLRTRKIERVIVVDEDYRAVGLITMKDIEKAQAFPNAAKDEQGRLLVGAASTVGDSGFERAMALADAGCDVVVIDTAHGHSASVAAVVERIKRENNRLQIIAGNVATYDATRALIDAGADAVKVGIGPGSICTTRIVAGVGVPQLTAVMDSARAARGTGASVIADGGIKYSGDLAKAIAAGANVAMMGSMFAGTDESPGEVFLYQGRSYKSYRGMGSVGAMGAGSADRYFQKEVSSEKLVPEGIEGQTPYKGPISPVLHQLVGGLRASMGYVGAGTIPDFQERARFVRITGAGLRESHVHDVMITREAPNYRQG, encoded by the coding sequence ATGGAGATACGCGAAGGCTTCACCTTCGATGATGTTTTGCTCGAACCCGGCCCGTCCGAGTTCATGCCGGCGATGGTCGATGTCTCGACCCAGCTGACCCGCGACATCAGACTGAACATCCCGCTGCTGTCGTCCGCCATGGACACGGTGACCGAAAGCCGTCTGGCCATCGCCATGGCCCAGGCCGGCGGTCTGGGCGTGCTGCACCGGAACATGACCATCGAGGAGCAGGCCGATCAGGTCCGCGCCGTGAAGCGCTATGAAAGCGGCATGGTGGTCAATCCGGTGACGGTCGGCCCCGAGACGACGCTCGGCGAGGTTCGCCAGATCGTCGAGCGCAAGAAGATCACCGGCTTCCCGGTCGTCGATCCGAAGACGGGCAGGCTGGTCGGGATGCTGACCCACCGCGACATGCGGTTCGAGAGCGACCTGAACGTCACCGCCGCCTCGCTGATGACCACCGGCGACCTGATCACGGTGCGCGAGGGCGCCAGCCGCGACGAGGCCCGCGAACTGCTGCGGACCCGCAAGATCGAGCGGGTCATCGTGGTGGACGAGGATTATCGGGCCGTCGGCCTGATCACCATGAAGGATATCGAGAAGGCGCAGGCCTTCCCGAACGCCGCCAAGGACGAGCAGGGCCGCCTGCTGGTCGGCGCCGCCTCGACGGTCGGCGATTCCGGCTTCGAGCGGGCGATGGCGCTGGCCGACGCGGGCTGCGACGTGGTGGTGATCGACACCGCCCACGGCCACTCGGCCTCGGTCGCCGCCGTGGTGGAGCGCATCAAGCGCGAGAACAACCGCCTGCAGATCATCGCCGGCAACGTGGCGACCTATGACGCCACCCGCGCTCTGATCGACGCGGGCGCCGACGCCGTGAAGGTCGGCATCGGGCCGGGATCGATCTGCACCACCCGCATCGTCGCGGGCGTGGGCGTGCCCCAACTGACCGCCGTGATGGACTCGGCCCGCGCGGCCAGGGGCACCGGCGCCTCGGTCATCGCCGACGGCGGCATCAAGTATTCGGGCGATCTGGCCAAGGCCATCGCGGCCGGCGCCAACGTGGCCATGATGGGCTCGATGTTCGCGGGCACCGACGAAAGCCCGGGCGAGGTCTTCCTGTATCAGGGCCGGAGCTACAAGTCGTACCGCGGCATGGGTTCGGTCGGCGCCATGGGCGCGGGCTCGGCGGACCGTTACTTCCAGAAGGAAGTGTCGTCCGAGAAGCTGGTGCCGGAGGGCATCGAGGGCCAGACCCCGTACAAGGGGCCGATCAGCCCCGTCCTGCACCAGCTGGTCGGCGGCCTGCGCGCCTCGATGGGCTATGTGGGCGCCGGGACCATTCCGGATTTCCAGGAACGGGCCCGCTTTGTGCGGATCACCGGCGCCGGTCTGCGTGAGAGCCACGTCCATGACGTGATGATCACGCGGGAGGCTCCGAACTATCGTCAGGGCTGA
- a CDS encoding DUF2061 domain-containing protein translates to MVRILFNTARRLALKIASYGVMHLLVAILVAFAITRDWRLALAVGVVEPFFQTIAYSIHDRVWHRIERRRMLSGVEEASEAVTARLGLMDPAEQTRAHGHHGHGHHGHSHALPRSLKQIALKSMTYGAMHFTVAVLVAFALTRNIGLALTIGLVEPLVQTVFFTIHDRIWTAIEARKAKRAEELAQA, encoded by the coding sequence ATGGTTCGCATCTTGTTCAACACGGCCCGCCGCCTTGCGCTCAAGATCGCGAGCTATGGCGTGATGCACCTTCTGGTCGCCATCCTGGTGGCCTTCGCCATCACGCGCGACTGGCGTCTGGCGCTGGCGGTCGGGGTGGTCGAACCCTTTTTCCAGACCATCGCCTATTCGATCCACGACCGCGTCTGGCACCGGATCGAACGTCGCCGCATGCTGTCCGGCGTCGAGGAGGCGTCCGAGGCCGTCACCGCCCGCCTTGGCCTCATGGACCCGGCCGAGCAGACGCGCGCCCACGGTCATCACGGCCACGGCCACCATGGCCACAGTCACGCCCTGCCCCGCTCGCTGAAGCAGATCGCGCTGAAGTCGATGACCTACGGCGCCATGCACTTCACGGTGGCCGTTCTGGTCGCCTTCGCCCTGACGCGGAACATCGGCCTGGCCCTGACCATCGGTCTGGTCGAGCCTCTGGTGCAGACGGTCTTCTTCACCATCCACGACCGCATCTGGACGGCCATCGAAGCCCGCAAGGCCAAGCGGGCCGAGGAACTGGCCCAGGCCTGA